The following proteins come from a genomic window of Halorussus halophilus:
- a CDS encoding DUF7094 domain-containing protein: MRFAPVILALLLALSPVAVATQATGPTDVPENSSVGSFENTGTTQPADKNTTAVLTLGTAEKRTSFETASISLGNTLATDRTNVENELSIRELDRQLQTAGSNTEKKQILNRYRFRIENRVISLQAEEQRVTQAFTNGSISASEYVRELGRIDAEAGEILRTTEELKRQSESVPGFTMPNIKGTIRGKLLLVLGPVRHEVGASLRGVGDATRVYIAASESGIVLTTIDGGQYVREVVRRDQRKPGASKQLRLDEARALVFEQYTWAKNHQTRGTSTSPYGTTNAYSATIGHPHGQLTAYLDSGTEAVFKEVQYKSLMGNQPLPPGPGVTNTSDNVTLVVNRTYPGGPLRLELRNETGSPVDGAVTVAGHRTLVTGQDGVAWTLGPIGKFRVSGTHDGTTVNVTARPTKPKAVSPNNSTKSASATPA; encoded by the coding sequence ATGCGATTCGCCCCCGTTATTCTGGCATTACTGCTCGCCCTCTCTCCCGTTGCCGTTGCGACGCAAGCGACCGGCCCTACCGACGTCCCAGAGAATTCTTCGGTTGGAAGCTTCGAAAACACCGGTACAACCCAACCAGCAGATAAAAATACGACTGCTGTCCTGACGCTGGGTACGGCCGAGAAGCGTACGTCGTTCGAGACGGCCTCGATTTCGCTCGGGAATACGTTGGCGACAGACCGAACCAATGTCGAGAACGAATTGAGCATCCGCGAACTCGATCGGCAACTTCAGACTGCCGGGAGCAACACGGAGAAGAAACAGATTCTGAATCGGTACCGGTTCAGAATAGAAAACCGAGTCATCTCGCTGCAAGCGGAAGAACAGCGAGTAACCCAAGCGTTCACCAACGGATCGATCTCGGCGTCCGAGTACGTGCGGGAACTGGGCCGCATCGACGCAGAGGCCGGAGAGATACTTCGGACTACAGAGGAGTTGAAGCGACAATCTGAGTCGGTTCCTGGTTTTACGATGCCCAACATCAAAGGTACCATCCGAGGGAAACTACTCTTGGTTCTGGGACCAGTTCGCCATGAAGTGGGGGCATCTCTCCGAGGCGTGGGTGATGCGACTAGGGTGTATATCGCCGCGTCGGAATCCGGAATCGTCCTCACGACTATCGATGGCGGTCAGTACGTCCGGGAGGTCGTTCGGAGAGACCAACGCAAACCGGGAGCCTCGAAGCAGTTGCGGTTAGACGAAGCGAGGGCACTCGTCTTCGAACAGTACACGTGGGCTAAAAATCACCAGACGCGAGGGACGAGTACTTCCCCGTACGGCACGACGAACGCATACTCGGCGACGATTGGGCATCCTCACGGACAACTCACGGCCTACCTCGACAGTGGGACGGAAGCAGTCTTCAAAGAGGTTCAGTATAAGTCGCTGATGGGCAACCAACCACTTCCCCCAGGCCCCGGTGTGACAAACACCTCCGACAACGTCACGCTCGTCGTCAATCGCACGTATCCCGGCGGGCCGCTTCGCCTCGAACTCCGGAATGAGACCGGCAGTCCCGTGGACGGTGCAGTGACCGTCGCTGGACACCGAACGTTAGTGACAGGACAAGACGGAGTCGCGTGGACGCTCGGCCCGATTGGAAAGTTCCGCGTCAGTGGGACCCACGACGGAACGACTGTCAACGTGACTGCCCGTCCGACAAAGCCCAAAGCCGTTTCGCCCAACAATTCCACGAAATCGGCGAGCGCCACACCAGCGTAA
- a CDS encoding type IV pilin, which yields MSSRALSPVLGTVLLLLVTTILAGAVGVAALGTTMPTPPPNVAIDVQVDGTTKTLTFAHRGGETLDVRELSIQIAIDGVALDSQPPVPFFSSEGFRPGPTGPFNSAADPNWSAGETASFRLASTNSPTLSRGARVTVKIYVGESLIGREETTV from the coding sequence GTGTCGTCTCGTGCGCTCTCCCCCGTTCTGGGAACTGTCCTCTTACTGCTAGTTACGACCATCTTAGCCGGAGCTGTCGGCGTCGCTGCGCTCGGAACGACGATGCCGACGCCGCCACCGAACGTCGCTATCGACGTGCAAGTCGATGGGACGACAAAGACACTAACGTTCGCTCATCGTGGAGGAGAGACGCTCGACGTGCGCGAACTCTCGATTCAAATCGCAATCGACGGCGTCGCGCTCGACTCGCAACCGCCAGTGCCGTTCTTTTCCTCGGAGGGATTTCGACCCGGCCCAACTGGCCCGTTCAACAGCGCCGCCGACCCGAACTGGAGTGCGGGTGAGACAGCGAGTTTCCGGCTTGCGAGCACCAACAGTCCCACACTCTCACGCGGGGCGCGCGTGACGGTGAAAATCTACGTTGGGGAGTCACTGATTGGGAGAGAAGAAACCACCGTTTGA